A region of Pseudopipra pipra isolate bDixPip1 chromosome 10, bDixPip1.hap1, whole genome shotgun sequence DNA encodes the following proteins:
- the FYTTD1 gene encoding UAP56-interacting factor: protein MSLGEERGPRALGWVALGERPRASPGARSRRRVRFGCLSAGLALLFFSDDIIKLNKKEERKQYSPKIKRGLQQNQTRQFSPPGSKWGIRQQKAYGKNRLGRRKKVAGKKRSYGVITGLAAKKALGSYKEVSPLHRQPLSEKNAQRNYPVLKRKTNLQRQSEMQRKQAPALRRTAPLNRRNNMPSTFVRIGNKLNQQKDTRQATFLFRRGLKVQAQVQSADDLDNQTVKRTRQWRTSTTSGGILTVSIDNPGAIITPISQKLRLTRTPVPPFLMKRDQSEEKKIPKGVPLQFDINSVGKQTGMTLNERFGILKEQRTALSQNKGSRFVTVG from the exons ATGTCGTTGGGTGAGGAGCGGGG TCCCCGGGCCCTTGGCTGGGTGGCCCTCGGGGAGCGTCCCAGGGCCTCGCCTGGCGCTCGTAGCCGTAGACGGGTGAGGTTTGGTTGTCTCTCAGCTGGCCTTGCCCTTTTATTCTTCTCAG ATGATATAATTAAGTTGaacaagaaagaagagagaaagcaatattctcccaaaataaaaagagggCTTCAGCAGAATCAAACTCGACAGTTCAGTCCTCCAGGCTCCAAGTGGGGAATCCGACAGCAGAAGG CTTATGGTAAGAATCGTTTGGGGCGCAGAAAGAAGGTAGCAGGGAAGAAGCGTTCTTATGGAGTTATAACAGGCCTGGCAGCCAAGAAAGCACTGGGGTCATACAAAGAAGTCAGTCCTCTGCACAGACAGCCACTGAGTGAGAAG aatgcACAGAGGAATTACCcagttttgaaaaggaaaacaaacctgCAGAGACAAtctgaaatgcagagaaaacaaGCTCCTGCCCTCAGGAGGACTGCCCCACTGAATAGGAG GAATAACATGCCATCCACTTTTGTCAGAATTGGAAACAAACTAAATCAGCAGAAAGACACTCGTCAAGCAACTTTCCTGTTTAGAAGGGGCCTGAAG GTGCAGGCCCAGGTGCAGTCAGCAGATGATCTCGATAATCAGACAGTAAAGAGAACTCGTCA GTGGCGAACTTCTACCACAAGTGGAGGGATCCTGACTGTGTCTATTGACAACCCAGGAGCAATCATAACCCCAAT TTCCCAGAAATTACGATTAACTCGTACTCCTGTGCCACCATTTCTCATGAAGAGGGACCAATCTGAAGAGAAGAAGATTCCAAAAGGGGTTCCATTGCAGTTTGATATTAACAGTGTTGGAAAACAG acagGGATGACGCTGAATGAGCGATTTGGGATCCtgaaggagcagagaactgCGCTGTCTCAGAACAAAGGAAGCCGCTTTGTGACAGTGGGCTAA